One part of the Vogesella sp. LIG4 genome encodes these proteins:
- a CDS encoding DUF3861 domain-containing protein, with product MKQHHYRITVEHLAQPDGGASPHAAPLVFEAGNHDDIIDIAQRLAGRSDLAAINTDALAVGLKLFGEVMLEHRDHPLFSSLRPHFAQFMKTLKQGPAAA from the coding sequence ATGAAGCAACATCACTACCGCATTACCGTGGAACATCTCGCCCAGCCGGACGGCGGCGCCTCGCCACATGCCGCGCCGCTGGTATTCGAAGCTGGCAACCATGACGACATTATCGACATTGCGCAGCGCCTGGCCGGCCGCAGCGACCTGGCCGCCATCAACACCGATGCGCTGGCCGTTGGCCTGAAACTGTTCGGCGAGGTAATGCTGGAGCATCGTGACCATCCGCTGTTTTCCAGCTTGCGCCCGCACTTTGCTCAGTTCATGAAAACCCTCAAGCAGGGGCCGGCCGCGGCATGA
- the fghA gene encoding S-formylglutathione hydrolase: MSATLELLSSQRAFGGWHKRYRHQSASTGTAMTFAIYLPPQTAQGERVPVLYWLSGLTCNDENFATKAGAQRVAAELGLALVMPDTSPRGEGVADAERYDLGQGAGFYVNATQAPWAAHYRMYDYVVDELPALVEASFPVSGQRAISGHSMGGHGALMVALRNPGRYASVSAFSPIVNPASVPWGQLAFSSYLGEDRAAWAAYDSCQLLAEAQPLPTLVDQGEQDSFKPEQLQPEALQLAASKRDWPLTLRLQPGYDHSYYFVASFIEDHLRFHAANLAAAG; encoded by the coding sequence ATGAGCGCAACGCTAGAGCTGCTGTCCAGCCAGCGCGCCTTCGGCGGCTGGCACAAGCGCTACCGCCACCAGTCGGCCAGCACCGGCACGGCGATGACCTTTGCCATCTACCTGCCGCCGCAGACGGCGCAGGGCGAGCGGGTGCCGGTGCTGTACTGGCTGTCCGGGCTGACCTGCAACGACGAGAACTTCGCCACCAAGGCCGGCGCGCAGCGCGTGGCCGCCGAGCTGGGGCTGGCACTGGTAATGCCGGACACCAGCCCGCGCGGCGAAGGCGTGGCCGATGCCGAGCGCTACGACCTGGGGCAGGGCGCCGGCTTCTATGTCAACGCCACCCAGGCGCCATGGGCCGCGCACTACCGCATGTACGACTACGTGGTGGACGAGCTGCCGGCGCTGGTGGAAGCGAGCTTTCCGGTAAGCGGCCAGCGGGCGATCAGCGGTCATTCCATGGGCGGCCATGGCGCGCTGATGGTGGCGCTGCGCAACCCGGGGCGCTATGCCTCGGTGTCGGCGTTCTCGCCTATCGTCAACCCGGCTTCGGTGCCGTGGGGGCAGCTGGCGTTCAGCAGCTACCTGGGCGAGGACCGTGCGGCATGGGCGGCCTACGACAGCTGCCAGCTGCTGGCTGAAGCGCAGCCGCTGCCCACGCTGGTGGACCAGGGCGAACAGGACAGCTTCAAGCCGGAGCAGCTGCAACCGGAGGCGCTACAGTTGGCCGCAAGCAAGCGCGACTGGCCGCTGACGCTGCGGCTGCAGCCGGGCTATGACCACAGCTATTACTTCGTGGCCAGCTTCATCGAGGACCATCTGCGTTTTCATGCGGCCAACCTGGCGGCTGCCGGCTGA
- a CDS encoding molybdopterin-dependent oxidoreductase, translating into MNTLLKASLLAILFTAAASVQALDKPQGRPILTLSGLVAKNTGSDTQFDSQMIDALPQVKMTVATPWYKTAQTFEGPLFRDVLKAAGASGKRLYVVALNDYAAEIPLSDLNKYDVILARKVNGKVLNVRDKGPLFVMYPFDKHPELQTKDIYSRCVWQVNRIRVE; encoded by the coding sequence ATGAACACACTGCTGAAGGCATCGCTGCTTGCCATCCTGTTTACCGCCGCTGCCAGCGTGCAGGCACTGGACAAGCCGCAGGGCCGCCCCATCCTTACCCTGTCCGGCCTGGTGGCCAAAAATACCGGTAGCGACACACAGTTCGACAGCCAGATGATCGACGCCCTGCCGCAGGTGAAGATGACGGTGGCCACCCCGTGGTACAAGACGGCGCAGACTTTCGAAGGCCCGCTGTTCCGTGACGTGCTCAAGGCCGCCGGCGCCAGCGGCAAGAGGCTGTACGTGGTGGCGCTGAACGACTACGCCGCCGAAATCCCGCTCAGCGACCTCAACAAATACGACGTGATCCTGGCGCGCAAAGTGAACGGCAAGGTGCTGAACGTGCGCGACAAGGGGCCGCTATTCGTGATGTATCCGTTCGACAAGCACCCCGAGCTGCAGACCAAGGACATCTATTCCCGCTGCGTCTGGCAGGTCAACCGCATTCGCGTCGAATAA
- a CDS encoding MarR family winged helix-turn-helix transcriptional regulator, producing MPQQDRMQHHQWDSSLNALTVPLFLRLQWAQGASLGTLTPVLEKFAVSLVEFDVLATLRNSPPPHQMTPSRIQEEVVITSGGLTKVLLQLEARGMVTRRQLQHDLRSKPVCLADSGQALIETAMAEAVANTAQWLHQRLSEAEIGQLSALLGRLVDE from the coding sequence ATGCCCCAGCAAGACCGTATGCAGCACCACCAGTGGGACAGCTCGCTGAATGCCCTGACCGTGCCGCTGTTCCTGCGCCTGCAATGGGCGCAAGGCGCCTCGCTGGGCACGCTGACACCTGTGCTGGAGAAATTCGCCGTCAGCCTGGTGGAGTTCGACGTGCTGGCCACGCTGCGCAACTCGCCGCCACCGCACCAGATGACGCCGTCGAGGATTCAGGAAGAAGTGGTGATCACCTCCGGCGGCCTCACCAAGGTGCTGCTGCAGCTGGAGGCGCGCGGGATGGTGACCCGCCGCCAGCTGCAGCACGATTTGCGCAGCAAGCCGGTGTGCCTTGCCGACAGCGGCCAGGCCCTGATCGAGACGGCAATGGCCGAGGCAGTGGCAAACACCGCGCAGTGGCTGCACCAGCGGCTGAGCGAGGCGGAAATCGGCCAGCTGTCCGCACTGCTGGGCAGACTGGTTGATGAGTGA
- a CDS encoding branched-chain amino acid ABC transporter substrate-binding protein, which yields MENFVKLSACTAVALALVACSAKPAAEGDKAADMSAAAPAAASTVVKIGQVSPMTGPIAHLGKDNEYGAKLAIDDLNAESIEIAGKKVTFELVSEDDQGDPKIGTQVAQRLVDAGVVGVVGHLNSGTTIPASKIYADAGLPQISPSATNADYTKQGFKTTFRVIANDVQQGTALGQFAVDGLKARKVAIIDDRTAYGQGLADEFEKAVKGKGASVVKREFTTNTATDFNAILTSIKATQPDVVFYGGMDAQAGPLAKQMKRLGLKAKLMGGDGWQSPEFIKLAGDASEGQYASSCGVSRDKMPGFAAFDKKFKARFNAEVQVYAPYEYDAVRVLVDAMKRAGSADPKKYLPEVGKTSYTGVTGKIAFDAKGDIRNGAVTVYQVKNGKWTVVSTIGGDQPGVSP from the coding sequence ATGGAAAACTTTGTAAAGCTGAGCGCCTGCACCGCGGTGGCATTGGCACTGGTTGCCTGTAGCGCTAAACCGGCTGCGGAGGGTGATAAAGCTGCCGACATGTCTGCTGCGGCCCCCGCCGCCGCAAGCACCGTGGTCAAGATCGGCCAGGTCTCGCCGATGACGGGGCCGATCGCCCACCTGGGCAAGGACAACGAATATGGTGCCAAGCTGGCGATTGATGACCTGAATGCGGAAAGCATTGAAATAGCGGGCAAGAAGGTGACGTTCGAACTGGTTTCCGAAGATGACCAGGGCGACCCGAAAATCGGTACGCAAGTTGCGCAACGCCTGGTCGATGCCGGCGTGGTCGGTGTTGTTGGCCACTTGAACTCCGGCACCACGATTCCGGCATCCAAGATTTATGCGGATGCAGGTTTGCCGCAGATTTCGCCATCGGCTACCAATGCCGACTACACCAAGCAGGGTTTCAAGACCACGTTCCGGGTAATCGCCAATGATGTGCAGCAAGGTACGGCGCTGGGACAGTTTGCGGTGGATGGCCTGAAGGCGAGGAAGGTTGCCATCATCGACGACCGTACGGCTTATGGCCAAGGCCTGGCCGATGAGTTTGAAAAGGCGGTTAAAGGTAAAGGCGCCAGCGTAGTAAAGCGCGAGTTCACCACCAATACCGCCACTGATTTCAATGCCATTCTCACTTCCATCAAGGCCACGCAGCCTGATGTAGTGTTCTATGGCGGCATGGATGCCCAGGCCGGCCCGCTGGCCAAACAGATGAAGCGTCTGGGGCTAAAGGCAAAGCTGATGGGTGGTGATGGCTGGCAGTCGCCGGAGTTCATCAAATTGGCAGGCGATGCCTCTGAAGGGCAGTACGCATCCAGCTGCGGCGTGTCGCGCGACAAGATGCCAGGCTTTGCCGCGTTCGATAAGAAGTTCAAAGCCAGGTTCAACGCCGAGGTTCAGGTCTATGCCCCGTATGAATACGATGCCGTGCGTGTCCTGGTTGACGCGATGAAGCGCGCAGGCTCCGCTGACCCGAAGAAATACCTGCCCGAAGTTGGCAAGACAAGCTACACCGGTGTCACGGGCAAGATTGCCTTTGATGCCAAAGGCGACATCCGAAATGGCGCGGTAACCGTCTATCAAGTCAAGAACGGGAAATGGACCGTGGTTTCTACTATTGGTGGTGACCAGCCTGGTGTATCGCCGTGA
- a CDS encoding LysR family transcriptional regulator has product MQWQGVVEFVTVVEAQSFTEAAQRLGLSVAQVSRQVGALEARLATRLLYRTTRRVSVTEAGQLYYQHCRPLLDGLQQAEQALSQVLGTPSGHLRITAPTYYGETVIAPLLSRFLQLHPQVSAELNLDNRKIDLVAQGYDLGIRLGPMDESSLLLRQLGQRQHHVCAAPDYLARHGSPHTLAELAQHQCLVGTIDFWRFNDGAKLREVRVSGRLRCNSGGALLDAALHGLGLVQLPDYYVAPYLASGRLVPVLDAYTLQDGIWAAYPRSRFLPPKLSALLEHLSQALGSKH; this is encoded by the coding sequence ATGCAGTGGCAAGGCGTTGTGGAATTCGTCACCGTGGTGGAAGCGCAAAGTTTCACCGAGGCCGCCCAGCGGCTGGGGCTGTCGGTGGCGCAGGTCAGCCGCCAGGTGGGTGCGCTGGAAGCCAGGCTGGCCACCCGCCTGCTGTACCGCACCACGCGGCGGGTAAGCGTGACCGAGGCCGGCCAGCTGTATTACCAGCACTGCCGCCCGCTGCTGGACGGCCTGCAACAGGCGGAGCAGGCGCTGTCGCAGGTGCTGGGCACCCCGTCAGGACATCTGCGTATCACCGCTCCCACCTACTACGGTGAAACCGTCATCGCCCCGCTGCTCAGCCGCTTTTTGCAACTGCACCCGCAGGTGAGCGCGGAGCTGAACCTGGACAACCGCAAGATCGACCTGGTGGCGCAGGGTTACGACCTGGGCATCCGCCTGGGGCCGATGGATGAATCGTCGCTGCTGCTGCGCCAGCTGGGCCAGCGCCAGCACCATGTCTGCGCCGCGCCGGACTACCTGGCGCGCCACGGCAGCCCGCACACGCTGGCGGAGCTGGCGCAGCACCAGTGCCTGGTGGGCACCATCGATTTCTGGCGCTTCAACGACGGCGCAAAACTGCGCGAAGTGCGGGTAAGCGGCAGGCTGCGCTGCAACAGCGGCGGCGCCTTGCTGGACGCCGCGCTGCATGGCCTGGGCCTGGTGCAGCTGCCGGATTACTACGTGGCGCCCTATCTGGCCAGCGGCCGGCTGGTGCCGGTGCTGGATGCCTACACGCTGCAGGACGGCATCTGGGCAGCCTATCCGCGCAGCCGTTTCCTGCCGCCCAAGCTCAGCGCGCTGCTGGAGCATCTGTCGCAGGCACTGGGCAGCAAGCACTGA
- a CDS encoding ferric reductase-like transmembrane domain-containing protein, with the protein MRKIAACYWGALALLTLLWLAANPVLPSGFFAWRSALSQYSGVLGMAVMSVAMLLAMRPTWLEGRLGGLDKMYRLHKWLGIAALVVSIAHWAVSQGPKWLRALGLLSGGRPRRPPMPALDADSLQQLFQQWRHSAQGLGEWAFYAAAALLVLALLRRVPYRYFAKLHRLLPLAYLVLVFHSAVLLDFGNWATPSGWLLAALMAGGSVSAVLSLCRRHIGQPRVGGHITALDYQPLLQVLAVDVQLDGRWPGHQAGQFAFIRFDADEGAHPFTLASAWQGDGRVRILIKALGDYTRQLPQRLAVGGTVQLEGPYGRFTFDTATGGGERRQIWVAGGIGITPFLARMQALAAAPAAQRIDFFHASSADDALIRQQLQQDASAAGVALHLLWQRSDGRLDAERLARTVPDWRNADIWFCGPAGMGQQLRDGLLAMGLPAGRFHQELFQMR; encoded by the coding sequence ATGCGCAAGATTGCAGCCTGCTACTGGGGCGCCCTGGCCCTACTGACATTGCTGTGGCTGGCCGCCAACCCGGTGCTGCCCAGCGGCTTCTTTGCCTGGCGCAGTGCCCTGAGCCAGTACAGCGGTGTGCTGGGCATGGCAGTGATGAGCGTGGCCATGCTGCTGGCGATGCGGCCAACCTGGCTGGAAGGCCGGCTGGGCGGGCTGGACAAGATGTACCGGCTGCACAAGTGGCTGGGCATCGCCGCGCTGGTGGTATCCATTGCCCACTGGGCGGTGTCGCAGGGGCCGAAATGGCTGCGCGCGCTGGGCCTGCTCAGTGGCGGGCGGCCGCGGCGCCCACCGATGCCGGCGCTGGATGCCGACAGCCTGCAGCAGCTGTTCCAGCAGTGGCGCCACAGCGCCCAGGGCCTGGGCGAGTGGGCGTTCTATGCCGCCGCCGCCCTGCTGGTGCTGGCCCTGCTGCGGCGCGTGCCATACCGCTACTTTGCCAAATTGCACCGTCTGCTGCCGCTGGCCTACCTGGTTCTGGTGTTCCACTCGGCGGTGCTGCTCGATTTCGGCAACTGGGCCACGCCGTCCGGCTGGCTGCTGGCTGCGCTGATGGCGGGTGGCAGCGTCAGCGCCGTGCTGTCGCTGTGCCGCCGGCATATCGGTCAGCCCAGGGTGGGCGGCCACATTACCGCGCTGGACTACCAGCCCCTGCTGCAGGTGCTGGCGGTGGACGTGCAGCTGGACGGCCGCTGGCCCGGCCACCAGGCCGGCCAGTTCGCCTTCATCCGTTTCGATGCCGACGAAGGCGCGCATCCGTTCACCCTGGCGTCGGCCTGGCAGGGCGACGGCCGGGTGCGCATCCTGATCAAGGCACTGGGCGACTACACCCGGCAGTTGCCGCAGCGGCTGGCAGTGGGTGGCACGGTGCAGCTGGAGGGGCCGTATGGCCGCTTTACCTTCGATACCGCAACCGGCGGCGGCGAGCGGCGCCAGATCTGGGTTGCCGGCGGCATCGGCATTACCCCGTTCCTGGCGCGCATGCAGGCACTGGCCGCCGCGCCGGCAGCGCAGCGCATCGACTTCTTCCATGCCAGCAGCGCCGACGATGCGCTGATCCGCCAGCAGCTGCAGCAGGATGCATCCGCCGCCGGTGTGGCCTTGCACCTGCTGTGGCAACGCAGCGACGGCCGGCTGGATGCCGAGCGCCTGGCGCGCACGGTGCCGGACTGGCGCAATGCCGACATCTGGTTCTGCGGCCCGGCGGGCATGGGGCAGCAGCTGCGCGACGGCCTGCTGGCCATGGGCCTGCCGGCGGGCCGCTTCCACCAGGAGCTGTTCCAGATGCGTTAA
- the nfsB gene encoding oxygen-insensitive NAD(P)H nitroreductase — protein MDIAAIATRRYTTKAFNPQHTLSAEQVQQIETLLRFAPSSTNSQPWHFFIAGSEQGKDTLARATAGGYAFNEAKLRNASHVVLFCTRASIDDNHLRALLAQEERDGRFADDAARAGQHRGRSHFVNMHRFELRDAQHWMEKQVYLAVGTLLLGAAAMGIDACPIEGFDQKVMDEVLGLRDKGLTSAVLVALGQRSDDDFNARLPKSRLPADAVITRL, from the coding sequence ATGGACATCGCCGCCATCGCCACCCGCCGTTACACCACCAAAGCCTTCAACCCGCAGCACACACTGAGCGCGGAACAGGTGCAGCAGATCGAAACCCTGCTGCGCTTCGCGCCCTCGTCCACCAACTCGCAGCCCTGGCATTTCTTTATCGCTGGCAGCGAACAGGGCAAGGACACGCTGGCCAGGGCTACCGCCGGCGGCTACGCCTTCAACGAAGCCAAGCTGCGCAATGCTTCGCACGTGGTGCTGTTCTGCACCCGCGCCAGCATCGACGACAATCACCTGCGTGCGCTGCTGGCGCAGGAAGAGCGCGACGGCCGCTTTGCCGACGACGCCGCGCGCGCCGGCCAGCATCGCGGCCGCAGCCATTTCGTGAACATGCACCGTTTCGAACTGCGCGACGCGCAGCACTGGATGGAAAAGCAGGTCTACCTGGCGGTGGGCACCCTGCTGCTGGGCGCGGCGGCGATGGGCATCGACGCCTGCCCGATAGAGGGCTTCGATCAGAAGGTAATGGACGAGGTGCTGGGCCTGCGTGACAAGGGCCTGACCAGCGCGGTGCTGGTGGCGCTGGGCCAGCGCAGCGACGACGACTTCAACGCCCGGCTGCCCAAGTCGCGGCTGCCGGCGGATGCGGTGATCACCCGGCTGTAA
- a CDS encoding DUF3330 domain-containing protein has translation MDTLLDCRVCLEEIPADTNSETEEYVSYFCGLDCYQQWHQLAPQVEEQQAA, from the coding sequence ATGGATACCCTGCTAGATTGCCGGGTCTGCCTGGAAGAAATTCCGGCTGATACCAATAGCGAAACCGAAGAATACGTCAGCTATTTCTGTGGGCTCGACTGTTACCAGCAGTGGCACCAACTGGCGCCGCAGGTGGAGGAGCAGCAAGCAGCCTGA
- a CDS encoding pyridoxal-dependent decarboxylase: MTPDEFRRYGHQLIDRIADYRSNVANLPVMAQVEPGQIKATLPKVPPQQPEPFESLFEDVDQLIMPGLSHWQHPNFFGYFPSNGTLSSVLGDYLSTGLGVLGLSWQSSPALTELEETTTDWVRQMVGLSAQWSGVIQDTASTSTLLALICARERTSDYALVKGGMQALDKPLIIYVSRHAHSSVDKAALLAGFGKDNIRYVDTDADFALIPSALAQAIQADLANGLQPCAVVATTGTTTTTATDPLAAIGDIAEQYGLWFHVDSAMAGSAMILPECRWMWDGIEKADSLVLNAHKWLGVAFDCSLYYVRDQEHLIRVMSTNPSYLQSKVDSEVKNLRDWGIPLGRRFRALKLWCLIRAEGVKGLQQRLRRDLANAKWLEQQVHDAPDWQVLAPVNLQTVCLRHAPAGLSGEALDRHTLAWADALNQSGQAYVTPATLDGRWMVRISVGALPTEREHVAALWQHMQKVSAECLPAQLAS; this comes from the coding sequence ATGACCCCAGACGAGTTTCGTCGCTACGGCCATCAACTGATTGATCGCATTGCCGACTATCGCAGCAATGTGGCCAACTTGCCGGTGATGGCACAGGTTGAACCTGGCCAGATCAAGGCGACCTTGCCCAAGGTGCCACCGCAACAGCCCGAGCCCTTCGAATCGCTGTTCGAGGATGTCGACCAGCTGATCATGCCTGGGCTGTCGCACTGGCAGCATCCGAACTTCTTCGGCTACTTCCCTTCCAACGGCACGCTCTCCTCGGTGCTGGGGGATTACCTGAGCACCGGCCTGGGGGTGCTTGGTCTGTCGTGGCAGTCCAGCCCGGCATTGACCGAACTGGAAGAAACCACTACCGACTGGGTACGCCAGATGGTGGGTTTGTCAGCTCAATGGAGCGGCGTGATTCAGGACACCGCCTCCACCTCCACCTTGCTGGCACTGATTTGCGCACGCGAACGCACCTCCGACTACGCGTTGGTAAAAGGCGGCATGCAGGCACTGGACAAGCCGCTGATCATCTATGTGTCGCGCCATGCGCACAGCTCGGTGGACAAGGCGGCACTACTGGCCGGCTTCGGCAAGGACAATATCCGCTACGTTGATACCGATGCCGACTTTGCACTGATTCCGTCGGCCCTGGCGCAAGCCATCCAGGCCGACCTGGCTAATGGCTTGCAGCCATGTGCCGTTGTCGCCACCACCGGCACCACTACCACCACGGCCACAGACCCGCTGGCGGCAATCGGCGATATCGCCGAACAGTATGGCCTCTGGTTCCATGTCGATTCGGCCATGGCCGGCTCGGCAATGATTCTGCCGGAGTGTCGCTGGATGTGGGATGGCATCGAGAAGGCTGATTCGCTGGTACTGAACGCACACAAGTGGCTTGGGGTCGCATTCGATTGTTCGCTCTACTACGTGCGCGACCAGGAACACCTGATCCGGGTGATGAGTACCAACCCTAGCTATTTGCAATCCAAGGTCGACAGCGAAGTAAAAAACCTGCGCGACTGGGGTATTCCGCTTGGGCGCCGCTTCCGTGCACTCAAGCTGTGGTGCCTGATCCGCGCCGAGGGTGTTAAAGGCTTGCAGCAGCGCCTGCGTCGCGACCTGGCCAATGCCAAGTGGCTGGAACAGCAGGTGCACGATGCGCCGGATTGGCAGGTACTGGCCCCGGTCAACCTGCAGACGGTGTGCCTGCGGCATGCGCCGGCGGGTTTGTCTGGCGAAGCACTGGACCGCCACACCCTGGCCTGGGCAGATGCACTCAACCAATCCGGCCAGGCATATGTGACTCCCGCAACACTGGACGGCCGCTGGATGGTGCGGATATCGGTCGGTGCGCTCCCTACCGAGCGTGAACATGTGGCTGCGCTGTGGCAACACATGCAAAAGGTTTCTGCCGAGTGCCTGCCGGCACAGCTCGCATCCTGA
- a CDS encoding S-(hydroxymethyl)glutathione dehydrogenase/class III alcohol dehydrogenase, with product MQTIKTRAAVAWGPNQPLTIEEVDLMPPQKGEVLVRIVASGVCHTDAYTLSGKDSEGVFPCILGHEGAGIVEAVGEGVTSVAVGDHVIPLYTPECGECKFCKSGKTNLCQAIRATQGKGLMPDGTTRFSKDGQPIYHYMGCSTFSEYTVLPEISLAKISKEAPLEEVCLLGCGVTTGMGAVMNTAKVKAGDTVAIFGLGGIGLSAVIGARMAGASRIIGIDINTGKFELARKLGATDLVNPADFDKPIQDVIVEMTDGGVDFSFECIGNVKVMRSALECCHKGWGESVIIGVAGAGEEISTRPFQLVTGRVWRGSAFGGVRGRSELPGYVERYMKGEFRLDDFITHTMPLDDINTAFDLMHEGKSIRSVVHFDK from the coding sequence ATGCAGACCATCAAGACCCGTGCCGCCGTAGCCTGGGGCCCAAACCAGCCGCTGACCATCGAGGAAGTGGACCTGATGCCGCCGCAGAAGGGCGAGGTGCTGGTGCGCATCGTGGCCAGCGGCGTATGCCACACCGACGCCTATACCTTGTCCGGCAAGGATTCCGAAGGCGTGTTCCCGTGCATCCTGGGCCATGAGGGCGCCGGCATTGTGGAAGCGGTGGGCGAGGGCGTGACCAGCGTGGCGGTGGGCGACCACGTGATTCCGCTGTACACCCCGGAATGCGGCGAGTGCAAGTTCTGCAAGTCCGGCAAGACCAACCTGTGCCAGGCGATCCGCGCCACCCAGGGCAAGGGCCTGATGCCGGACGGCACCACCCGTTTCTCCAAGGACGGTCAGCCGATCTACCACTACATGGGCTGCTCCACCTTCTCCGAATACACCGTGCTGCCGGAAATCTCGCTGGCCAAGATCAGCAAGGAAGCGCCGCTGGAAGAAGTCTGCCTGCTGGGTTGTGGCGTCACCACCGGCATGGGCGCGGTGATGAACACCGCCAAGGTGAAGGCTGGCGATACCGTGGCCATCTTCGGCCTGGGCGGCATCGGCCTGTCGGCGGTGATCGGCGCGCGCATGGCCGGTGCCAGCCGCATCATCGGCATCGACATCAACACCGGCAAGTTCGAGCTGGCACGCAAGCTGGGTGCCACCGACCTGGTGAACCCGGCCGACTTCGACAAGCCTATCCAGGACGTGATCGTGGAAATGACCGACGGCGGCGTGGACTTCTCCTTCGAATGCATCGGCAACGTGAAAGTGATGCGCTCGGCACTGGAGTGCTGCCACAAGGGCTGGGGCGAGTCGGTGATCATTGGCGTGGCCGGTGCCGGCGAAGAAATCAGTACCCGTCCGTTCCAGCTGGTAACCGGCCGCGTGTGGCGCGGTTCGGCGTTTGGCGGCGTACGCGGCCGTTCCGAGCTGCCGGGTTACGTGGAGCGCTACATGAAGGGCGAGTTCCGTCTCGACGACTTCATCACCCACACCATGCCGCTGGACGACATCAACACTGCCTTCGACCTGATGCACGAGGGCAAGTCGATTCGCAGCGTGGTGCACTTTGACAAGTGA
- a CDS encoding LysR family transcriptional regulator yields MQLSNLSFALLHTLDVLLETRNLSHAALRLNSSQPVLSRQLAQLRQDFDDPLLVRHGREYVLTPRAEALIGPLKHLLAEMEALLSPASFSPERCDRRFELAASDYIADHMLPLLMQRLASSAPHASIRYHTWQARQFDLLASGGLDLITTMLDDVPDELHGKLLGEDRPVCVMQAQHPLSACRSLSEADYLAWPHVRISGGGDKDSFIDHYLSQRRQRRTLQLEVPFYTAALRVVSDSRLLVTLPEHIAASLAQVYPITWRPLGFITHTHRYWVLWHTRTHHDPAHQWFRNQVHELWQDSRFGVSNYHSGN; encoded by the coding sequence ATGCAGCTTTCAAACCTCAGCTTTGCCCTGCTACACACCCTTGATGTGCTGCTGGAAACACGCAACCTCAGCCACGCAGCCCTGCGCCTCAACAGCAGCCAGCCGGTGTTGAGTCGCCAACTGGCACAGCTGCGACAGGACTTTGACGACCCGTTGCTGGTGCGGCATGGCCGTGAGTATGTGCTCACGCCGCGGGCTGAGGCGCTGATCGGGCCGCTCAAGCACCTGCTGGCCGAGATGGAGGCGCTGCTTAGCCCTGCCTCGTTTTCTCCCGAGCGCTGTGATCGTCGCTTCGAGTTGGCCGCATCCGATTACATCGCCGACCACATGCTGCCCTTGCTGATGCAGCGGCTGGCGAGCAGCGCTCCGCATGCCTCCATCCGCTACCACACCTGGCAAGCCAGACAGTTTGATCTGCTGGCCAGTGGTGGCCTCGACCTGATCACCACCATGCTGGACGATGTGCCGGACGAGTTGCATGGCAAATTGCTTGGCGAGGACCGCCCGGTGTGCGTGATGCAAGCGCAGCATCCGCTGAGTGCCTGTCGCAGCCTGAGTGAAGCCGATTATCTGGCCTGGCCGCATGTACGGATTTCCGGTGGTGGCGACAAGGACAGCTTCATCGACCACTACCTGAGCCAGCGGCGGCAGCGGCGTACCCTGCAACTGGAAGTGCCGTTTTATACCGCTGCCTTGCGCGTGGTAAGCGATAGCAGGCTGCTGGTCACCCTGCCGGAGCATATCGCCGCGAGCCTGGCACAGGTTTACCCCATCACCTGGCGGCCGCTGGGCTTCATTACCCACACGCACCGTTACTGGGTACTGTGGCATACCCGCACCCATCACGACCCGGCTCACCAATGGTTCCGCAACCAGGTGCATGAGCTATGGCAAGACTCACGCTTTGGTGTCAGCAACTACCACAGCGGCAATTAA